One window from the genome of Anopheles merus strain MAF chromosome 3R, AmerM5.1, whole genome shotgun sequence encodes:
- the LOC121597962 gene encoding uncharacterized protein LOC121597962, producing the protein MCSYAVQNQRDNMCWCFEEISLMLLVQRILMYLWYRLLLKMFPRLSVLPNCHECSPRRSLPCGQLADEYWKASYFSRHPLYDSNLQQAFPSAGFCNHMPPTEPICGAIDAMFEHQQQDEDDEPEEFNFNCSDISHIYQSTFLDDEYDECLLAKDIAWDAPVPEVKAKAALPLEQEISLLLNDYYIDDDLDDHLQMAEYQTAIGSSMLCCDSFLE; encoded by the exons ATGTGTAGCTACGCCGTGCAAAACCAACGTGACAACATGTGCTGGTGCTTTGAAGAGATCAGTCTCATGTTGCTAGTGCAACGCATCCTGATGTATCTGTGGTATCGGCTACTTTTGAAAATGTTCCCGCGCCTAAGTGTCCTTCCAAACTGCCACGAGTGTTCACCAAGGCGCAGTCTGCCCTGCGGACAACTTGCCGACGAATACTGGAAAGCGTCCTACTTCTCGCGCCATCCTTTGTACGACAGCAACCTACAGCAAGCGTTCCCATCCGCCGGTTTCTG CAACCACATGCCACCAACGGAACCGATCTGCGGTGCAATCGATGCAATGTTcgagcatcagcagcaggacgaggacgacgaaccggaagagttcaacTTTAACTGCAGCGATATTAGCCACATCTACCAGAGCACCTTTCTGGACGACGAGTACGACGAGTGCCTGCTGGCGAAGGATATTGCGTGGGACGCTCCGGTGCCGGAGGTGAAAGCGAAAGCCGCCCTGCCACTGGAGCAGGAAAtctcgctgctgctgaacgATTACTACATCGACGACGATCTGGACGACCATCTGCAGATGGCCGAGTATCAGACGGCGATCGGGAGCAGcatgttgtgctgtgattcgTTTCTCGAATAG